In a genomic window of Fundulus heteroclitus isolate FHET01 unplaced genomic scaffold, MU-UCD_Fhet_4.1 scaffold_879, whole genome shotgun sequence:
- the LOC118562348 gene encoding uncharacterized protein LOC118562348 yields MSFLRFVNKGRTILPNWTFLQDLDRVHQWPAKLLREGKAENTTRNYLLNVMEFAGYFRDTPPSTSRVPKKAVIGLLRAVSADIKQLKKDVNVRQMLVKKRKIRRVIAKEDLRRCQRQACRKIPQLLDTIQTDPSSLNIRRFYGYFGVYLASIYGHRTGVLTNMTLAEVDEARVDARTADQGFVINVKEHKTNRAFGPAQVYLTVEEFGWLEQWLQIRETLQPSTDLVFFNENYQKIKNLQQHLQSAWAEMGFSGSPTFTQILGPR; encoded by the exons ATGTCCTTCCTTAGATTTGTGAACAAGGGAAGGACAATACTCCCCAATTGGACTTTTCTGCAGGACCTTGATCGAGTTCATCA GTGGCCGGCGAAGCTCCTCAGAGAGGGGAAGGCAGAAAACACCACTAGGAATTACCTCCTGAATGTGATGGAGTTCGCGGGCTACTTTCGGGACACGCCACCAAGCACCTCGCGTGTCCCGAAAAAGGCAGTGATTGGCCTCCTAAGAGCAGTGTCCGCTGATATTAAACAGCTTAAAAAAGATGTCAACGTCCGCCAGATGTTGGTCAAAAAGCGTAAGATCAGAAGGGTGATTGCCAAGGAGGACCTCAGGAGGTGTCAGAGGCAGGCGTGCAGGAAAATCCCCCAACTGCTCg ACACCATCCAGACTGACCCCAGCTCACTCAACATACGCCGGTTCTATGGCTACTTTGGCGTATACCTCGCCAGTATATATGGCCATAGAACCGGCGTGTTGACCAATATGACCCTGGCCGAAGTGGACGAGGCGCGGGTTGACGCCAGGACCGCAGACCAGGGCTTTGTCATTAAC GTGAAAGAGCACAAGACAAATCGGGCTTTTGGGCCAGCCCAAGTGTACCTCACAGTGGAGGAGTTTGGATGGCTGGAGCAGTGGCTCCAAATAAGGGAAACCCTTCAGCCATCCACTGACCTGGTATTTTTCAACGAGAACTACCAGAAGATCAAGAACCTACAACAACACCTCCAGAGTGCATGGGCAGAAATGGGGTTCTCAGGTTCCCCCACATTTACACAGATTTTAGGACCTCGATAG